Proteins encoded in a region of the Elizabethkingia bruuniana genome:
- a CDS encoding TolC family protein: MNSKRIIHITAGIALVSGLVTSCKVQQKYEQPKLTVPESYGSQQANIEDFQNIAKISYRDFYKDPVLVALIDKALAGNNDLQVALKQIELASLGFQQSKWGNIPKISLNIANASINRPSDNSINGISASQFLGKRYTEDYTTAVSLSWEADIWGKIKNTKEEALANYLQTQEAAKAVKTRLVAEVAQGYYNLLMLDKQLEITKSNLALSDKTLALIKKQFEVGIGTALAVQQQETNQDQIRKSIPVIESAISTQEHALNILTGSFPSKVERNVSLDSTEAPAGLSTGVPSELLSYRPDIKTQELNFRRSVASINIAKANMYPVLNITAQGGLNAFKASDWFSIPGSLFGMAAGSLMQPLLQGKQLKTQYEQSKISSQQAELQFKQSVIQAVGEVSDVLVQADKLKEQRSIAEALVKRSNETVKNAETLFKYSEASYLEMLVAQTNKLQAELDLANIKTQQLNATTSLYRALGGGWQ; the protein is encoded by the coding sequence ATGAATTCAAAAAGAATCATCCATATAACAGCAGGTATAGCTCTGGTATCCGGCTTAGTCACTTCTTGCAAGGTTCAGCAGAAGTATGAACAACCTAAACTTACGGTACCGGAAAGCTATGGTAGTCAGCAAGCCAATATCGAGGACTTTCAGAATATTGCAAAAATCAGCTACAGGGACTTTTATAAGGATCCTGTACTGGTTGCACTGATCGACAAAGCCTTGGCCGGAAATAATGATCTGCAGGTAGCGCTAAAACAAATAGAACTGGCATCCCTAGGATTCCAGCAGTCTAAATGGGGAAATATTCCTAAAATAAGCCTGAATATTGCAAATGCCAGCATTAACAGACCATCGGACAACAGTATCAATGGTATTAGTGCAAGTCAGTTTTTAGGTAAAAGATATACCGAAGATTATACAACTGCTGTATCTCTTTCCTGGGAAGCGGATATCTGGGGGAAAATTAAAAATACTAAAGAGGAAGCTCTGGCTAACTATTTACAAACTCAGGAAGCAGCAAAAGCTGTAAAAACAAGATTGGTTGCAGAAGTAGCACAGGGTTATTATAATCTTCTGATGCTGGACAAGCAACTGGAGATTACAAAATCTAATCTGGCATTAAGTGATAAAACCTTAGCACTGATAAAAAAGCAATTTGAAGTTGGTATTGGGACTGCACTTGCAGTTCAGCAACAAGAAACCAACCAGGATCAGATCAGAAAAAGCATTCCAGTAATCGAGAGTGCAATAAGCACTCAGGAACATGCATTGAATATTCTGACAGGCTCATTTCCTTCCAAGGTGGAACGCAATGTTAGTCTGGATTCAACAGAAGCTCCAGCTGGTTTATCCACGGGGGTTCCTTCAGAATTATTGAGTTACCGTCCGGATATTAAAACACAGGAACTTAATTTCAGACGAAGTGTAGCTTCTATCAATATTGCAAAAGCTAATATGTATCCTGTACTTAATATTACAGCACAAGGTGGTCTTAATGCTTTTAAGGCAAGTGACTGGTTTAGCATCCCCGGATCTTTGTTCGGGATGGCTGCCGGATCATTAATGCAGCCACTATTACAAGGGAAGCAACTAAAAACTCAGTATGAGCAGTCAAAAATTTCTTCCCAACAGGCAGAATTACAATTCAAGCAAAGCGTAATTCAGGCTGTGGGCGAAGTATCGGATGTTTTAGTTCAGGCTGATAAATTAAAAGAGCAACGTTCTATCGCGGAAGCATTGGTAAAAAGATCGAATGAAACGGTAAAAAATGCGGAAACCTTATTTAAATATAGTGAAGCATCTTACCTTGAAATGTTAGTAGCACAAACCAATAAGCTTCAGGCCGAGCTGGATCTGGCCAATATAAAAACCCAGCAACTTAATGCTACCACCTCCCTATATCGTGCTCTGGGAGGCGGATGGCAATAA
- a CDS encoding MepB family protein — translation MNEELRKLENTLLKNIDFEISAITQDTECEEYFGYNFRLQQLNIKYRKAKVTPKKNGLFVTLWKRNIKGQTEPFNHNDPFNFYIIAAEHSEKSGYFIFPKLLLTEKQILTSDSGEGKRGFRIYPAWDISLNKQAEKTQQWQSEYFIDMALPEDLITEKLTAIFRSS, via the coding sequence ATGAATGAAGAACTCCGCAAACTGGAAAATACACTATTAAAAAACATTGATTTTGAAATATCAGCTATAACTCAGGATACCGAATGTGAAGAATATTTTGGTTATAACTTTCGGCTGCAGCAATTGAATATAAAATACAGAAAGGCAAAAGTAACTCCCAAAAAGAACGGGCTGTTTGTAACTTTATGGAAAAGAAATATTAAGGGACAGACAGAACCATTTAATCATAACGACCCTTTCAATTTCTATATTATCGCAGCAGAACACAGTGAGAAGTCCGGTTATTTTATTTTCCCAAAATTATTGCTGACTGAAAAACAAATTCTGACATCTGATTCCGGAGAAGGGAAACGAGGATTTAGAATATATCCTGCATGGGATATTTCACTAAACAAACAGGCTGAAAAAACTCAGCAATGGCAATCAGAATACTTTATTGATATGGCTTTACCTGAAGATCTGATCACAGAAAAGCTGACTGCGATCTTCAGATCTTCATAA
- a CDS encoding class I SAM-dependent methyltransferase has translation MEQQPDNTAIRVALWRAFHTQADAEPHILEDTVGLELIAPEEGWQERPDIKYTQRLRASVVARSRYIEDIITTEIPKGTDQYVILGSGLDTFAQRNPDTASKIQIFEIDQPGTLTWKQKRLSETGFHIPENLHFVPVNFEKSSWWEQLLKAGFNIHKPAVIVCTGVTLYLTKSAIKETLQHMVSLAAGSVVAISFYLPVKLLEKEDQPMQEMANKGAQQSGTPFISFFSPEEVIAKESGLNNTDLVSTEDIKDLYFKNRTDGLSPASGEFFLLARI, from the coding sequence ATGGAACAACAGCCGGACAATACAGCTATAAGAGTTGCACTATGGAGAGCATTTCATACACAGGCAGATGCTGAACCTCATATTCTTGAAGATACTGTAGGACTTGAGCTTATTGCTCCTGAAGAGGGATGGCAGGAGCGACCTGATATAAAATATACACAGCGGCTCCGTGCTTCTGTTGTAGCACGTTCTCGTTACATTGAAGATATAATCACAACTGAAATCCCAAAAGGAACGGATCAATATGTTATTTTAGGTTCCGGTCTCGATACATTTGCTCAGCGAAATCCGGATACAGCCTCTAAAATTCAGATTTTCGAAATAGATCAGCCAGGCACTCTTACATGGAAACAAAAGAGACTCTCTGAAACAGGATTTCATATTCCGGAAAATTTACATTTTGTTCCGGTAAACTTTGAGAAATCATCATGGTGGGAACAACTACTGAAAGCCGGCTTCAATATTCACAAACCTGCTGTTATTGTCTGTACCGGAGTTACACTATACCTTACCAAATCAGCCATTAAAGAAACTTTGCAGCACATGGTGAGCCTTGCAGCAGGATCTGTCGTTGCCATCAGCTTCTATTTACCTGTTAAACTACTGGAAAAGGAAGATCAGCCTATGCAGGAAATGGCCAATAAAGGGGCTCAGCAATCAGGTACTCCTTTTATCAGCTTTTTTTCTCCGGAAGAAGTAATAGCAAAAGAATCTGGCCTTAACAATACCGATCTGGTCTCCACAGAGGACATAAAAGATCTGTATTTTAAGAACCGAACCGATGGATTATCTCCGGCAAGTGGTGAGTTTTTTTTATTAGCCAGAATATAA
- a CDS encoding cupin domain-containing protein, producing MSIRDINNTEHYNWGGVCDGWHLLKTDSLSIIQEKMPPNTEETFHYHTKAQQFFYILKGTATFETEKGTFTVHERQGFHIEPELKHHIMNKSSEDLEFLVISEPKSHGDRVNL from the coding sequence ATGAGTATCAGAGATATCAATAATACGGAGCATTATAACTGGGGAGGAGTCTGTGACGGATGGCATCTATTAAAAACCGACTCATTAAGTATTATTCAGGAAAAAATGCCGCCGAATACAGAGGAAACATTCCATTACCATACTAAAGCACAACAGTTCTTTTATATTTTAAAAGGAACTGCTACTTTTGAAACTGAAAAAGGAACTTTCACCGTCCATGAAAGACAAGGATTTCATATTGAACCGGAATTAAAACATCATATTATGAACAAATCATCTGAAGACTTAGAGTTCCTGGTAATTTCCGAGCCTAAGTCTCACGGAGATCGGGTTAATTTATAA
- a CDS encoding voltage-gated chloride channel family protein: MSIKKQKSASKKFSLSIQVFFRRYPSTLYIFRWLLITLFIGTLIGSASAFFLQTLDWATNFRENHLWLIALLPIGGFLIGLLYYYLGKDIEAGNNLLIDTIHDPKQIIPFRMAPFVYIGTMATHFFGGSAGREGTALQMAGAIADQFSKPFRLNASERAILIIAAVAAGFGSVFGTPLAGALFGLEVFLIGRIRYNAIFPAFAASIIADLVTKMWQTHHTHYHISFIPDISFLNILYAIIAGIFFGLCASAFSKIIHWAGRIFKSKISYPPLRPFVGGIIVASAVWAIGTTKYIGLGIPTIVASFDQQLPAYDFALKMIFTIVTLSAGFKGGEVTPLFFIGATLGNALSYFIPLPPGLLAGMGFVAVFAGATNTPIACMIMAIELFGSECGVYVAIACVVAYLLSGNNSIYGKQMIGDAKHPRFMNLQGKRLNDL; the protein is encoded by the coding sequence ATGTCAATAAAAAAACAAAAATCAGCCAGCAAAAAATTCAGCTTGTCTATACAGGTATTTTTCAGACGCTACCCTTCCACCCTTTATATTTTCAGATGGCTGCTTATTACCCTTTTTATAGGTACTTTAATAGGATCTGCTTCAGCATTCTTTTTACAGACACTGGACTGGGCTACTAATTTCAGAGAAAATCATTTGTGGTTAATCGCCTTGCTGCCAATAGGCGGTTTCCTTATAGGATTGCTTTATTACTATTTAGGAAAGGATATAGAAGCCGGAAACAATCTGTTAATAGACACTATTCATGATCCTAAACAGATCATACCATTTCGAATGGCTCCATTCGTATATATAGGAACCATGGCAACTCATTTTTTTGGAGGTTCTGCCGGCCGAGAAGGTACAGCATTGCAAATGGCTGGCGCTATCGCCGATCAGTTTAGCAAACCTTTCAGACTAAATGCCAGTGAACGTGCAATTTTAATCATTGCTGCTGTTGCAGCCGGATTTGGTTCAGTCTTCGGAACTCCTTTAGCAGGTGCATTATTCGGACTGGAAGTCTTCCTGATTGGCAGAATAAGATATAATGCAATTTTTCCGGCGTTTGCAGCTTCTATTATAGCCGACCTTGTAACTAAAATGTGGCAGACACATCATACCCATTATCATATTAGTTTTATTCCGGATATCTCCTTTCTGAATATTCTCTATGCTATCATTGCAGGAATATTCTTTGGATTATGTGCTTCCGCTTTTAGCAAGATTATACACTGGGCCGGAAGGATATTCAAATCCAAAATATCTTATCCTCCATTAAGACCTTTTGTTGGAGGTATTATTGTTGCCTCAGCAGTTTGGGCTATAGGCACTACCAAATATATAGGATTAGGAATCCCGACTATTGTCGCTTCTTTTGATCAGCAATTGCCGGCCTATGATTTTGCACTGAAAATGATCTTCACCATCGTCACTTTATCTGCAGGATTTAAAGGCGGCGAAGTAACACCCTTGTTTTTTATTGGTGCTACATTAGGAAATGCTTTAAGCTATTTTATTCCGCTTCCACCAGGGCTTCTGGCCGGAATGGGATTTGTAGCGGTATTTGCCGGAGCAACCAACACTCCTATTGCCTGTATGATTATGGCTATTGAACTCTTTGGAAGTGAATGTGGTGTTTATGTTGCTATCGCTTGTGTCGTTGCTTATTTATTATCTGGAAACAACAGTATCTATGGTAAGCAAATGATAGGTGATGCCAAACATCCCAGATTCATGAACCTTCAGGGAAAAAGGCTAAATGATCTTTAA
- a CDS encoding SDR family oxidoreductase encodes MQRFKDKFALITGGTNGMGYATAQQFIAEGGFAIVTGRTNASVHKAVSRLGGRAFGIVSNAGDMQDIFQLQKNVKQYTNNIDLLFVNAGYGQFASVEDANEAHFDELFNMLVKGTFFTAQQILPLMKPGSSVVLNTSFVTETGTSYFSVYSAAKAAVQSFIKTFAAEFTEKGIRVNGISPGHIKTNIFNNTGLNQEQIDEAVENLIPTIPFRRQGEPSEIANAVLFLASQEASYIHGTELAVDAGISVIRH; translated from the coding sequence ATGCAAAGATTCAAAGATAAATTTGCTCTGATTACAGGAGGAACCAATGGAATGGGCTATGCTACCGCACAACAATTTATAGCAGAAGGCGGATTTGCTATTGTCACAGGCAGAACTAATGCTTCGGTACATAAAGCCGTAAGCCGGCTGGGCGGAAGAGCTTTCGGGATAGTATCCAATGCCGGAGATATGCAGGATATTTTCCAGCTACAGAAAAATGTAAAGCAATATACCAACAATATCGATTTGCTTTTTGTAAATGCAGGTTACGGGCAGTTTGCCTCTGTGGAAGATGCCAATGAAGCACATTTTGATGAGCTTTTCAATATGCTTGTAAAAGGGACTTTCTTTACCGCTCAACAGATTCTCCCTTTAATGAAACCTGGTAGTTCTGTAGTTCTTAACACTTCTTTTGTCACCGAAACCGGAACATCTTATTTCTCTGTCTATTCTGCTGCCAAAGCAGCTGTACAATCATTTATAAAAACCTTTGCCGCTGAATTTACAGAAAAAGGTATCCGCGTAAACGGTATTAGTCCCGGACATATTAAAACCAATATTTTCAACAATACAGGACTAAATCAGGAGCAAATTGATGAAGCTGTAGAGAATCTTATTCCTACAATTCCGTTCAGAAGACAGGGTGAGCCGTCCGAAATAGCTAATGCTGTACTTTTTTTGGCTTCACAGGAAGCCTCTTATATCCATGGAACAGAATTAGCGGTTGATGCTGGAATTTCGGTCATCAGGCACTAA
- a CDS encoding YihY/virulence factor BrkB family protein, protein MFKHIKFFWEVLRDTFTEWNDSSAMKDSASLAYYAIFSIPGLLIIIIWIAGNFFGEEAIRGEISEQISGFMGTDVAKSVESLIAGALIDKQNVFMKFVGVGALVFGSTTLFFQLQHSLNTLWDIQSAPKKALLKFLLDRANSLGMILILGFLLMITMILSSLISLFNNWITQYFGFETYMLVELVNFAIGFGLVMLLFALMFKVLPDVQVSWKPVWKGALLTTILFTLGKFLLSLYFGKVKPTSAFGTAGTVILIMMWINYTCMLIFFGAKFTKVYAYKKGYKIIPSKHAKWSQAKLYEESLKSES, encoded by the coding sequence ATGTTTAAACATATTAAATTTTTCTGGGAAGTTTTGAGAGACACTTTTACGGAGTGGAATGACTCTTCTGCGATGAAAGATTCTGCGAGTCTGGCTTATTATGCAATATTTTCCATTCCTGGTCTTCTGATCATTATTATCTGGATTGCCGGAAACTTCTTTGGTGAAGAAGCTATTCGTGGAGAGATAAGTGAACAGATCAGCGGATTCATGGGTACAGATGTGGCTAAAAGTGTAGAAAGTCTTATAGCAGGTGCACTTATAGATAAGCAAAATGTTTTTATGAAATTTGTCGGTGTAGGCGCTTTGGTGTTTGGTTCTACAACTTTGTTTTTCCAGTTGCAGCATTCACTGAATACACTTTGGGATATACAGTCAGCACCTAAAAAGGCTTTACTGAAATTTCTTTTGGATAGGGCAAACTCGCTGGGAATGATTCTTATTCTTGGGTTCTTACTTATGATTACCATGATTTTATCTTCATTAATAAGCTTATTCAACAACTGGATTACCCAATATTTTGGTTTTGAAACTTATATGCTGGTAGAGCTGGTGAATTTTGCTATTGGTTTCGGACTGGTTATGCTTCTGTTTGCTCTGATGTTTAAGGTTCTTCCGGATGTACAGGTAAGCTGGAAACCGGTATGGAAAGGTGCTCTACTTACAACTATACTCTTTACACTGGGTAAGTTTTTATTAAGCCTCTATTTCGGGAAAGTAAAACCTACATCAGCATTCGGAACTGCCGGAACAGTTATCCTGATTATGATGTGGATAAATTATACCTGTATGCTTATTTTCTTTGGCGCAAAATTCACCAAAGTATATGCCTATAAAAAAGGTTATAAAATTATTCCGTCCAAACATGCTAAATGGAGTCAGGCGAAGCTTTATGAAGAAAGCCTGAAATCTGAAAGCTAA
- a CDS encoding BamA/TamA family outer membrane protein, which translates to MKKNKFHIYYKYWLVSGIAISLFSCSGTGYLREGQNLYTGGSVKIESKTISKNDKKELLTALESNLTPKPNPSILGMRPKLFFYNITKEPKTDKGFRYWMKYKLGQKPVLLGDVDREFNKDIIENYSENKGYFNAKATDSVIVKSKKAQVVYTVKPGERYLISQVKFQKDSSLVNKEIQNNTKRTLLKSGNPFDLDVIKAERERIDNRLKEKGFYYFHPDNIIVQADTTVSKNHQVELNVKLKEDTPKLSKEQFTIDKVVVFPNYNLQDVRKGMYKIPMSEDSLAPYAYKNMYVIDPQHKFKPKVFDRALYFEKGDLYNRTNHNLSLNRLINLGIFKFVKNEFVVSDSLKNKFDAYYLLTPRQMQSLRLEALGRTNSANYGGSELNLNWTHRNIFRGAEQFKAAVYGAFDIQMGGGDGAKNMFRAGVNTQLSIPRIVAPFRFNSSSEFVPRTNISLGYEFQNRTQYYTLNNFNASFGYSWKENARKEHELKVFDATYVSPTNVTAEYEALAEANPELKRAIEKQLVFGPTYTYTYTNTMLPKTNTIYYRGMVDLAGNLTGLLTGADAKAGKEKKIFGIPFSQYVKIENDLRFYHKFGEKSMFASRIIAGIAYPYGNSATVPFSRQFFVGGSNSIRAFRARSLGPGSFDPRKPDANIQSFFNQSGDIKLELNAEYRANLYKFINVAAFVDAGNVWLVNKSADLPGGQFSKDFLSEIAVGAGVGLRLDFSILVLRLDLAMPLRVPYYEKGKRWTLDRINFGDSQWRKDNLVFNIAIGYPF; encoded by the coding sequence ATGAAGAAAAATAAATTCCATATCTATTATAAATACTGGCTTGTCTCAGGAATAGCTATATCTCTGTTTTCATGCAGTGGTACAGGTTATCTCAGAGAAGGACAAAATCTTTATACAGGAGGTAGTGTTAAGATCGAAAGCAAGACGATTTCAAAGAACGATAAAAAAGAGCTGTTGACAGCACTTGAAAGTAATCTTACGCCTAAGCCTAATCCTTCCATATTAGGGATGCGTCCTAAACTATTTTTCTATAACATTACAAAAGAGCCCAAAACGGATAAAGGATTCCGTTACTGGATGAAATATAAACTGGGACAGAAACCTGTGTTGCTGGGGGATGTCGATAGAGAATTCAATAAAGATATTATTGAAAACTATTCAGAGAATAAAGGCTATTTCAATGCAAAAGCCACAGACAGTGTTATTGTTAAAAGCAAAAAAGCACAGGTTGTTTATACTGTAAAGCCGGGAGAAAGATATTTGATTAGTCAGGTGAAATTTCAGAAAGATTCCAGCCTTGTCAACAAAGAAATTCAGAACAATACAAAACGAACATTACTAAAATCCGGAAATCCGTTTGATCTGGATGTTATAAAGGCGGAAAGAGAACGTATAGATAACCGGCTGAAAGAAAAAGGCTTCTATTATTTTCATCCGGATAATATTATTGTTCAGGCCGACACTACAGTAAGCAAAAACCATCAGGTAGAGCTGAATGTAAAACTAAAAGAAGATACTCCGAAATTGTCGAAAGAGCAGTTTACGATAGATAAGGTTGTCGTTTTTCCTAATTACAATCTGCAGGACGTAAGAAAGGGGATGTATAAAATTCCGATGAGTGAAGACTCTCTGGCGCCCTATGCTTACAAAAATATGTATGTGATAGATCCTCAGCATAAATTCAAACCTAAGGTTTTCGACAGAGCTTTGTATTTTGAAAAAGGAGATCTGTATAACCGTACCAATCATAATCTGTCCTTAAACCGTTTAATCAATTTGGGAATATTCAAATTTGTAAAAAATGAGTTTGTTGTTTCCGATTCGCTGAAAAATAAGTTTGATGCTTATTACCTGCTGACGCCAAGGCAAATGCAGTCTCTGCGTTTAGAAGCTCTGGGACGTACTAATTCCGCAAATTATGGTGGTAGTGAACTTAATCTGAACTGGACACACCGGAATATTTTCCGTGGTGCAGAACAGTTTAAAGCAGCTGTTTACGGAGCCTTTGATATTCAAATGGGTGGTGGCGACGGCGCTAAAAATATGTTCCGTGCCGGTGTCAATACACAGCTTTCTATTCCGCGTATCGTAGCGCCTTTCCGTTTCAATTCTTCCAGTGAGTTTGTTCCGAGAACAAATATCAGTCTGGGGTATGAATTCCAGAATCGAACACAGTATTATACACTGAACAATTTCAATGCATCTTTTGGGTATAGCTGGAAAGAAAATGCCAGAAAAGAACATGAGTTAAAGGTTTTTGATGCAACTTATGTTTCGCCGACAAATGTCACGGCTGAATATGAAGCGCTGGCAGAAGCCAATCCTGAATTGAAAAGAGCTATTGAAAAGCAACTGGTTTTTGGACCAACTTATACTTATACCTATACGAATACCATGCTGCCAAAAACCAATACAATCTATTACCGTGGTATGGTAGATCTGGCAGGAAATCTTACAGGTCTGTTGACAGGAGCTGATGCGAAAGCGGGTAAAGAAAAGAAAATTTTCGGAATACCTTTTAGCCAGTATGTGAAGATAGAAAACGATTTAAGGTTTTATCATAAGTTTGGAGAGAAAAGCATGTTTGCATCGAGAATAATTGCAGGAATAGCATATCCGTACGGAAATTCAGCAACGGTTCCTTTCTCCCGTCAGTTCTTTGTAGGCGGAAGTAACAGTATCCGAGCTTTCCGAGCAAGATCTTTAGGTCCGGGTAGTTTTGATCCCAGAAAGCCTGATGCAAATATCCAGTCCTTCTTTAACCAGTCGGGGGATATTAAATTGGAGTTAAATGCAGAATACCGTGCAAACCTGTATAAATTCATTAACGTTGCAGCATTTGTGGATGCAGGAAATGTATGGTTGGTAAATAAGAGTGCAGATTTGCCGGGTGGACAATTTTCAAAAGATTTTTTAAGCGAAATAGCAGTAGGTGCAGGTGTTGGTCTGAGACTGGATTTTTCTATTCTGGTACTAAGATTGGATCTGGCGATGCCGCTGAGAGTTCCTTACTATGAAAAAGGAAAGAGATGGACTTTAGACAGGATTAATTTCGGAGACAGCCAATGGCGGAAGGATAATCTTGTATTTAATATAGCAATAGGATATCCGTTCTAA